From [Clostridium] symbiosum, a single genomic window includes:
- a CDS encoding ABC transporter ATP-binding protein yields MIPKLEVSGLCYSYHSMDGETQALSNISFTVSTGEFIAIVGPSGCGKSTLLSLFSGLLKPDEGKILIDGIPLSESKVRIGYMLQKDHLFEWRTILSNASLGLEIQHKMDERHKNNLQELMTSYGLGSFENARPSELSGGMRQRAALIRTLALEPDILLLDEPFSALDYQTRLSVCDDISTIIRGRGKTAILITHDLSEAVSVADRIVILSKRPGRIKGILPTPFSTPDLSPLERRNDPEFSGYFNEVWKVLQN; encoded by the coding sequence ATGATTCCAAAACTGGAAGTTTCAGGCCTTTGTTATTCCTACCATTCGATGGATGGGGAAACTCAGGCTCTTTCTAATATATCGTTTACCGTAAGCACCGGAGAGTTTATTGCCATTGTCGGACCGTCCGGCTGCGGCAAGTCCACTCTCCTGTCCCTTTTCAGCGGGCTTCTCAAACCGGACGAGGGTAAAATTCTCATAGACGGAATCCCTCTCTCCGAGAGCAAGGTGAGGATCGGCTATATGCTCCAGAAGGATCACCTGTTTGAATGGCGCACGATTCTCTCCAATGCCTCCCTTGGATTGGAAATTCAGCACAAGATGGACGAACGCCACAAAAACAACCTTCAGGAGCTGATGACTTCCTATGGACTCGGCAGCTTTGAAAATGCCCGTCCATCCGAACTGTCGGGTGGAATGCGGCAGCGTGCCGCCCTCATACGGACCCTGGCCCTGGAACCCGATATTCTTCTCCTCGATGAGCCTTTTTCTGCACTGGATTATCAGACACGCCTCTCCGTCTGCGATGATATCAGCACGATTATCAGGGGAAGAGGTAAGACAGCCATCCTGATCACCCATGATCTGTCGGAGGCCGTCAGTGTTGCCGACCGCATTGTCATTCTCTCAAAGCGGCCCGGAAGGATTAAAGGAATTCTGCCAACCCCGTTTTCCACTCCGGATTTAAGTCCTCTTGAACGGAGAAACGATCCGGAATTCTCAGGTTATTTCAACGAGGTCTGGAAGGTTCTCC